In Desulfosediminicola ganghwensis, a single window of DNA contains:
- the tgt gene encoding tRNA guanosine(34) transglycosylase Tgt: MQTQTPFTLHNTSSECAARRGHVTTRQGTIQTPVFMPVGTQATVKAVTPENLYEMNAEIILGNTYHLFIRPGHELIERFGGLHGFMNWKGSILTDSGGFQIFSLKDLATITEEGASFRSHLDGSKLFLSPEDAVQVQQSLGSDIMMCLDTCIPYPATKQEVIDSTALTTRWAERCRKAHTKREQLLFGIIQGGMHEELRKMHTEQLMEIGFDGYAIGGLSVGEEPQVMYDITEATTPHMPDNYARYLMGVGTPKDLVEGVWRGVDMFDCVMPTRNARNGYLFTSTGRVVIKNSRYRDDMRPLDEACTCYTCRNYSRAYLRHLFVSREILSYHLNTIHNLHYYLNLMAGIRKSIEEDNFAAFRKDFYGRLESE, encoded by the coding sequence ATGCAGACCCAGACTCCATTCACCCTGCACAACACCTCCAGTGAATGTGCAGCCCGCCGTGGCCACGTCACTACCAGACAGGGTACTATCCAAACTCCGGTTTTCATGCCGGTAGGCACCCAGGCCACAGTTAAGGCTGTCACCCCGGAAAACCTCTATGAAATGAATGCCGAGATTATCCTGGGCAATACCTATCATCTCTTTATCAGGCCGGGACATGAACTCATCGAACGGTTCGGTGGGTTGCATGGTTTTATGAACTGGAAAGGCTCGATCCTCACCGACAGCGGTGGTTTCCAGATATTCAGCTTGAAAGACCTGGCCACAATAACCGAAGAGGGTGCGTCTTTTCGTTCCCATCTTGACGGTTCAAAGCTGTTTCTCAGCCCGGAGGATGCAGTTCAGGTCCAGCAGAGTCTCGGTTCTGATATCATGATGTGCCTCGACACCTGCATTCCTTATCCGGCGACGAAGCAGGAAGTAATAGATTCCACGGCGCTCACCACCCGTTGGGCCGAACGGTGCCGCAAAGCGCATACCAAGCGTGAGCAGTTGCTGTTTGGCATCATTCAGGGTGGTATGCATGAAGAGTTGCGTAAAATGCACACCGAGCAGTTGATGGAAATAGGTTTCGACGGCTATGCTATCGGCGGCCTGAGTGTTGGTGAGGAACCGCAGGTGATGTACGACATCACTGAGGCCACCACCCCGCACATGCCCGACAATTATGCCCGTTATCTGATGGGGGTAGGTACCCCGAAAGATCTGGTTGAAGGTGTTTGGCGCGGCGTCGATATGTTCGACTGCGTTATGCCAACCAGAAATGCCAGGAATGGATATCTCTTTACCTCGACCGGCAGGGTCGTGATCAAGAATTCGCGATATCGTGATGATATGCGACCATTGGATGAGGCGTGTACGTGTTATACCTGCCGCAATTATTCCCGCGCATATCTCCGTCACCTGTTTGTCAGCCGGGAAATTTTAAGTTATCATTTGAATACCATTCATAATCTCCACTATTACCTCAACCTGATGGCCGGTATCCGAAAGTCGATTGAGGAGGACAACTTTGCCGCATTCCGCAAAGATTTTTATGGCAGGCTTGAGAGTGAATGA